From the Montipora capricornis isolate CH-2021 chromosome 2, ASM3666992v2, whole genome shotgun sequence genome, one window contains:
- the LOC138018358 gene encoding uncharacterized protein — protein sequence MKLQLAAVLQLIFTTLLRSVCYCSPPAKPLLKYDGETKKFILSDDALRDIEVLTGPVKIVGAIGDARVGKSTNLNFIRYFLGGNKNQGLQKVFNTSDSVEPCTTGVGISVVRDTNGAGSTILIDTEGTNLGNNENTDLLSIFTVLLSSGLALFAREAVQNHNVQFLYRVSRLSEQIWTQDAANTKSFPELMIILRDALSPSSGKTLQGEMKDFIIDGKYGETIERHFSRDRIKVRDIPYVADLKRLNDLEQFPRDDYANVASSLAEDFKRFPAKKTVGGAYMDGKMIADLARKLQAAINQNSWNGFSDVYAALETNLCDRSFREIVEPFLEKNLDEIKYSENRILERFKEKCTLEPEITETGNKISQAIAKKEEIIEKQRRLDEERKRKADEERKEREREEQRRQKEREREERLKKERIERERVEEQRRIQEENVRRAEEETRRLQALKAARRSRERERRDVIRTVLGGGALFAIFSDSRLKENITAMPHSEFQEIGLQSYSWVWSKEAVAELGIGGIEHGVIAQEVEKLYPWAVVMGDEGYKKVNYAALKQLVVEKRAESRNKRHKLNCVY from the coding sequence ATGAAATTGCAACTTGCCGCCGTTCTTCAGCTGATATTTACCACTCTTTTGAGGTCAGTTTGCTACTGTAGTCCACCAGCCAAACCGCTGCTGAAGTACGACGGTGAAACCAAGAAATTCATCCTCAGTGATGATGCACTAAGGGACATCGAGGTACTAACCGGGCCAGTCAAGATAGTCGGAGCGATTGGGGATGCACGCGTCGGTAAGTCCACAAACTTAAACTTTATCAGGTACTTTCTCGGCGGAAATAAAAATCAGGGACTTCAGAAAGTGTTTAATACGAGTGACAGCGTCGAGCCATGTACCACTGGTGTGGGGATCTCAGTTGTGCGTGACACAAACGGCGCCGGAAGCACAATTTTAATCGACACAGAAGGAACGAACCTTGGTAACAACGAGAACACTGATTTGTTGAGCATCTTCACGGTTCTCTTGTCCTCGGGTTTAGCCCTTTTTGCCAGAGAAGCAGTGCAGAATCACAACGTGCAGTTTTTGTATCGCGTGTCTCGTTTAAGCGAACAAATCTGGACACAGGATGCTGCTAACACCAAGTCGTTCCCAGAACTGATGATAATTCTGAGAGACGCGCTATCTCCTTCATCGGGGAAAACTCTACAAGGTGAGATGAAAGATTTTATTATCGACGGCAAGTACGGAGAGACCATCGAAAGGCATTTTTCTCGCGATCGCATCAAGGTCAGAGACATTCCGTACGTGGCAGATTTGAAACGACTGAATGATTTGGAACAGTTCCCGCGCGACGATTATGCAAATGTCGCGTCTTCTCTTGCAGAGGATTTCAAGCGCTTTCCTGCTAAGAAGACTGTTGGTGGAGCATACATGGATGGGAAAATGATCGCTGACCTCGCCAGGAAACTACAAGCCGCAATCAATCAGAATTCGTGGAATGGATTTTCAGACGTGTACGCCGCCCTCGAAACAAACTTGTGTGACCGCAGTTTCCGAGAAATCGTCGAGCCTTTTTTGGAAAAGAACTTGGATGAAATCAAGTACTCTGAGAATAGAATTTTAGAGAGGTTTAAGGAAAAGTGCACCCTGGAACCGGAAATAACTGAGACCGGAAATAAGATATCTCAAGCTATTGCCAAGAAAGAGGaaataattgaaaaacaaaGACGCCTGGACGAGGAACGCAAGCGTAAAGCGGACGAGGAGAGAAAAGAAAGGGAGCGGGAAGAGCAACGCCGACAAAAAGAGCGCGAGAGAGAGGAGAGGCTGAAAAAAGAACGAATTGAGAGGGAAAGAGTAGAAGAACAAAGACGAATTCAAGAAGAAAATGTTCGAAGAGCTGAAGAAGAGACTAGGAGATTACAAGCTCTAAAAGCAGCTAGAAGAtcgagagagagggagagaagagATGTAATAAGGACCGTCCTCGGAGGTGGGGCCCTGTTTGCAATTTTCAGCGATTCGCGCCTTAAAGAAAATATCACAGCCATGCCGCATTCAGAGTTTCAGGAGATTGGTCTCCAGAGCTACAGCTGGGTGTGGTCCAAGGAAGCGGTCGCAGAACTGGGCATAGGAGGCATTGAACACGGTGTTATCGCTCAGGAAGTGGAGAAACTCTATCCGTGGGCGGTGGTAATGGGCGATGAGGGATACAAGAAGGTGAACTACGCAGCTCTGAAGCAGCTTGTCGTGGAAAAGAGAGCGGAATCCAGAAACAAAAGACACAAACTGAATTGCGTTTATTAA
- the LOC138039136 gene encoding uncharacterized protein: MARRCSDCRKRRSLRANSFFQEFPKVSLSSLMKVIFYFTQDDPQKRIAQALNLNQSVVSAICRRLQDVCSVDVQNRPFIPFGGPGAVVKCDESKFNHKPKYNRGRRARQDSWVFGIVTTEYTPSRGYFQVVERRDAGTLLPLIQRCILPGTEVHTDDWAAYRRLNTLPNVAAHRVVVHARHFVDPRTGVHTQEIESSWSNLKLGLKRRKGLRKEDLQVYLDERMWRQWRGGGPGVIMRNFFATLQLHFPVDTPVP; the protein is encoded by the exons ATGGcaag GAGATGTAGTGAttgcagaaaaagaagaagcctgAGAGCCAATAGCTTCTTTCAGGAATTCCCGAAGGTGTCTCTGTCATCATTAATGAAGGTCATATTTTACTTCACGCAAGATGATCCCCAAAAACGAATTGCACAAGCTCTGAACTTGAACCAGAGTGTGGTGTCAGCGATCTGTCGCCGGCTGCAAGATGTTTGTTCCGTAGACGTGCAGAATAGGCCATTCATACCGTTTGGTGGCCCTGGTGCTGTGGTAAAGTGCGATGAAAGTAAATTCAACCACAAGCCAAAG TACAATAGAGGGAGGAGAGCTAGGCAGGACTCGTGGGTGTTCGGAATCGTGACAACAGAGTACACACCATCAAGAGGGTATTTTCAAGTTGTTGAAAGAAGGGACGCGGGCACTCTTCTTCCCTTAATTCAGAGATGCATTCTCCCAGGGACAGAGGTTCACACTGACGACTGGGCAGCATATAGGAGATTAAATACGCTACCAAATGTCGCTGCACATCGGGTGGTCGTTCATGCTCGTCATTTCGTGGATCCACGCACTGGTGTTCACACTCAAGAAATAGAATCAAGCTGGAGTAATCTTAAACTTGGACTAAAGAGGAGGAAAGGCCTGCGTAAGGAAGACCTTCAGGTCTATCTCGACGAAAGAATGTGGCGGCAATGGAGAGGAGGTGGCCCGGGTGTCATCATGCGTAACTTTTTTGCGACCTTACAACTGCACTTTCCAGTGGATACTCCAGTACCGTAA